The Bacillota bacterium genome has a window encoding:
- the clpP gene encoding ATP-dependent Clp endopeptidase proteolytic subunit ClpP, with protein MLTSQYLVPVVVEQTSRGERAYDIYSRLLKDRIVFLGTPIDDHVSNLVIAQMLFLEAEDPEKDIYLYINCPGGSITAGMAIYDTMQYVKPDVSTICVGLAASMGAFLLAAGAQGKRFATPNSEIMIHQPLGGAQGQATDIEIHAKRIIKVREKLNEILSKLTGQPLERIQRDTDRDFFMNAQDAKEYGIIDEVITSRVGEKAG; from the coding sequence ATGTTAACATCCCAATATCTGGTACCTGTTGTGGTTGAACAAACCAGCCGGGGTGAAAGAGCGTACGACATTTACTCCCGATTGCTTAAAGACAGGATCGTCTTCCTGGGGACACCCATTGATGACCACGTTTCAAACCTTGTAATTGCTCAAATGCTCTTTCTCGAAGCGGAGGACCCGGAGAAGGACATTTACCTGTACATTAACTGCCCCGGCGGTTCTATTACTGCAGGAATGGCCATCTATGATACGATGCAGTACGTCAAGCCCGATGTTTCCACAATTTGCGTGGGGCTCGCGGCAAGCATGGGGGCTTTTCTTTTGGCTGCGGGGGCACAGGGGAAGCGTTTCGCGACTCCTAACAGCGAGATCATGATTCACCAGCCCCTTGGCGGGGCCCAGGGCCAGGCAACGGATATTGAAATCCACGCCAAGCGGATAATTAAAGTCAGGGAAAAGCTTAACGAGATTCTCTCGAAGTTAACGGGGCAGCCTCTTGAAAGGATCCAGAGAGATACGGATAGAGATTTCTTCATGAATGCCCAGGATGCAAAGGAATATGGAATTATTGATGAAGTGATTACTTCGCGGGTAGGAGAGAAGGCGGGGTAA